In Armatimonadota bacterium, the following proteins share a genomic window:
- a CDS encoding prepilin-type N-terminal cleavage/methylation domain-containing protein — translation MKKAFTLIELLVVIAIIAILAAILFPVFAQAKVAAKKTQDLSNQKNMGTAIQIYLSDYDDLFPLAYPYISGQFQWLSYVDTPQDWDGSGNAAYFAAMGAAWPNNVRPYIKNDQILASPGSSQFSPFGNIYGTAVRPTSDVGYSFNTLLTQYSSTAVTDVAKLRVITNPYGNRNFKGLTRPGSRLNCRLPGPCQYVPSSPSCNGAARNGEWSELSNPNGASMWMFGQGMNATYADSHAKFTRVAGGPTTASDFRNDFWAAYNANGVARWNEWQDTNFCHTLLFMPDFDFQNFGTPVFF, via the coding sequence ATGAAAAAAGCCTTTACATTGATCGAGCTGCTCGTTGTGATCGCCATTATCGCGATCCTCGCGGCAATCCTCTTCCCTGTCTTTGCGCAGGCGAAGGTTGCGGCCAAGAAGACTCAAGACTTGAGCAATCAAAAAAACATGGGGACGGCCATCCAAATCTATTTGAGCGATTACGACGACCTGTTCCCCCTGGCTTACCCGTACATCAGCGGCCAGTTCCAGTGGTTGAGCTATGTCGACACTCCCCAAGACTGGGACGGTTCTGGCAATGCGGCCTATTTCGCTGCAATGGGGGCGGCCTGGCCAAACAACGTCCGGCCCTACATCAAAAATGACCAGATCTTGGCCTCACCGGGATCCAGCCAATTCAGCCCGTTTGGCAACATCTATGGCACCGCGGTCAGGCCAACTTCGGATGTCGGCTACTCCTTCAACACCCTGTTGACGCAATATTCATCGACGGCGGTTACGGATGTTGCGAAGCTGCGGGTCATCACCAACCCGTATGGCAATCGGAATTTCAAGGGTTTGACACGTCCGGGCTCCCGCCTCAATTGCAGGCTTCCCGGCCCTTGCCAATACGTGCCGAGCTCGCCGAGTTGCAATGGGGCGGCCCGCAACGGCGAGTGGAGCGAACTCAGTAACCCGAATGGGGCTTCCATGTGGATGTTTGGTCAGGGGATGAACGCAACCTATGCCGATAGCCACGCCAAATTCACCCGGGTGGCTGGTGGACCGACGACGGCCAGCGATTTCCGAAATGATTTCTGGGCGGCCTACAACGCCAACGGGGTCGCGCGGTGGAACGAGTGGCAAGACACCAATTTCTGCCACACATTGCTGTTCATGCCGGACTTTGACTTCCAGAATTTTGGGACTCCGGTGTTCTTCTGA
- a CDS encoding ABC transporter ATP-binding protein, with protein MPSSDSAIRTEGLTKQFGTFTAVDQLNIEVKKGSIFGFLGPNGSGKSTCIRMLAGLLSPTRGTAVVNGFDVNQEPEKIKETIGYMSQAFSLYKDLTVDENLEFFGGVYGLRGQRLKERKAAVTELTQIGPYTDRRAGQLSGGWKQRLALAAALIHEPQLIFLDEPTAGIDPVARRDLWDLLFDLAGQGKTLFVTTHYMDEAERCDDIAYIYLSKLMVRGSPPELKQIPEVSPAGTRRVALAVPTPAVGLAAIRNQKFALDATLVESEIHLLVPESVSDQDIVAVAEKAGIGPVNTRPIEPSLEDVFVTLTRNYERAQK; from the coding sequence GTGCCAAGTAGCGATAGTGCCATCAGGACTGAAGGTCTGACCAAGCAGTTCGGCACGTTCACGGCGGTGGATCAATTGAACATCGAGGTTAAAAAGGGGAGCATTTTCGGATTCCTGGGCCCCAACGGGTCGGGAAAATCCACCTGCATCCGCATGCTGGCCGGACTCCTCTCCCCCACAAGGGGAACCGCAGTCGTCAATGGTTTCGACGTCAACCAGGAGCCGGAAAAGATCAAGGAGACCATCGGCTACATGTCGCAGGCCTTTTCCCTTTACAAGGATCTGACCGTTGACGAGAACCTCGAGTTTTTCGGAGGGGTCTACGGGCTCCGGGGCCAACGGCTGAAAGAGCGGAAGGCCGCCGTCACCGAACTCACCCAGATCGGCCCCTACACCGACCGCCGGGCCGGCCAACTTTCGGGCGGGTGGAAGCAACGCCTTGCGCTCGCTGCCGCCCTGATCCACGAACCCCAGCTCATTTTCCTCGACGAACCCACTGCGGGCATCGACCCCGTCGCGCGGCGAGACCTTTGGGATCTGCTCTTTGACCTCGCCGGCCAAGGCAAAACTCTGTTTGTCACAACGCACTACATGGATGAGGCGGAACGGTGCGACGACATCGCGTACATCTATCTTTCAAAACTGATGGTGAGAGGTTCGCCGCCAGAACTTAAACAAATTCCCGAAGTTTCCCCCGCCGGGACGAGACGGGTCGCCCTCGCCGTGCCCACCCCCGCCGTCGGGCTCGCGGCCATCCGGAATCAAAAGTTCGCTTTGGACGCCACCTTGGTCGAGTCCGAAATCCACCTCTTGGTACCGGAATCGGTCAGCGACCAAGACATCGTCGCCGTCGCGGAAAAGGCCGGAATCGGGCCGGTCAATACCCGTCCGATCGAACCTTCGTTGGAAGACGTCTTCGTTACCTTGACCCGGAACTACGAACGAGCGCAAAAATGA
- a CDS encoding DUF1211 domain-containing protein, translating to MTRNRLEAFSDGVLAILITIMVLEMKVPHEATWAALSPVLPTFLSYTLSFAYLAIYWNNHHHMMHAVKQVDGRIMWANMRLLFWLSLVPFTTGWLGENGFAKVPSALYGFNLLLSALAYFKLQNTIIRSQGADSELKRAVGNDWKGKASLTLYVLGIAIGFYNQWLAMAVYVAVAIIWFVHDQRIEKWLAQQGGHTPGTE from the coding sequence GTGACGCGCAACCGCCTCGAAGCCTTTTCAGACGGGGTCTTGGCCATCCTCATCACCATCATGGTGCTCGAGATGAAAGTCCCCCACGAAGCAACATGGGCGGCCCTCTCCCCGGTGTTGCCCACCTTCCTCTCGTACACCTTGAGCTTTGCCTACCTGGCCATCTATTGGAACAACCACCACCACATGATGCATGCCGTCAAACAGGTCGATGGCAGGATCATGTGGGCCAACATGAGGTTGCTGTTTTGGCTCTCTCTGGTGCCGTTCACAACCGGGTGGCTTGGTGAAAACGGATTCGCCAAAGTCCCTTCGGCCCTTTATGGCTTCAACCTCCTGCTCTCGGCCCTAGCCTATTTCAAGCTCCAAAACACCATCATCCGCTCACAAGGGGCAGATTCTGAACTGAAGCGGGCGGTCGGCAACGATTGGAAGGGAAAAGCGTCCCTGACCCTCTACGTCTTGGGGATCGCGATCGGGTTCTACAACCAATGGTTGGCAATGGCGGTCTATGTCGCTGTGGCGATCATTTGGTTTGTCCACGACCAACGCATCGAAAAATGGCTGGCCCAGCAAGGCGGCCACACCCCGGGTACCGAGTAA
- a CDS encoding ABC transporter permease produces the protein MNTFRGFLPVALKEFKHLIRDRGSLILAVVLPIFQVCMYGYAIDLNVRHISTVLVDYDRTAESREYVDKLHATQYLDFNYRADNKEQAISMLKANTARVAVIIPPDFARKVAAHESAQVGVLLDGSDSQVSGPARTAFQVGGAAQPLVEARTNVLFNPTSKTSVFMIPGIIGLILQLVLTSLTSGSIVREREQGSFEQLMVSPIGKMGLVLGKVAPFFLLSIVEMFLIMGLGWLLFDMRVAGNFALLVLMTIPFIVASLSLGLFISAVAQTQAQALQLSTFTLIPNFLLSGFVFPRDTLPGFFSIVSNFLPLTHELVILRGVIVRGAGFGEVWPSVLATTLLAAGLLTLATSRFSKHVA, from the coding sequence ATGAACACATTCCGCGGATTCCTCCCCGTTGCCCTCAAGGAGTTCAAGCACCTCATCCGCGACCGGGGCAGCCTCATCCTCGCCGTCGTTTTGCCCATTTTTCAGGTCTGCATGTATGGGTATGCCATCGACCTCAATGTCCGGCACATCAGCACCGTTTTGGTCGATTACGACCGGACGGCCGAATCGAGGGAATACGTCGACAAGCTCCACGCCACCCAATACCTGGATTTCAACTACCGGGCCGACAACAAAGAACAGGCGATTTCGATGCTCAAAGCGAACACCGCCCGGGTTGCCGTCATCATCCCGCCCGACTTTGCGCGGAAAGTCGCCGCCCATGAAAGCGCCCAGGTCGGCGTGCTGCTCGACGGTTCGGATTCCCAAGTTTCCGGCCCTGCCCGGACGGCTTTCCAGGTGGGCGGAGCGGCCCAACCCCTTGTCGAGGCCCGCACAAACGTGCTGTTCAACCCGACATCCAAGACCTCGGTGTTCATGATCCCCGGCATCATCGGGCTCATCCTGCAACTCGTGCTCACATCGCTGACTTCGGGCAGCATCGTCCGCGAGCGGGAACAGGGCTCGTTTGAACAGCTCATGGTCTCCCCCATCGGCAAAATGGGGTTGGTGCTGGGCAAGGTCGCTCCGTTCTTTCTTCTCTCCATCGTCGAGATGTTTTTGATCATGGGATTGGGTTGGCTCTTGTTCGATATGCGCGTGGCGGGCAACTTTGCCCTGCTCGTCCTAATGACGATCCCGTTCATCGTCGCTTCCTTGAGCCTGGGGCTCTTTATCTCTGCCGTAGCCCAAACCCAAGCCCAAGCTTTGCAACTCAGCACGTTCACCCTCATTCCCAATTTTCTGCTTTCGGGGTTTGTGTTCCCCCGCGACACCCTCCCCGGGTTCTTCAGCATCGTCAGCAACTTCTTGCCCCTCACCCACGAGTTGGTGATCCTCCGCGGTGTGATCGTCCGGGGGGCCGGGTTTGGCGAGGTGTGGCCTTCTGTTTTGGCCACGACACTTTTGGCGGCCGGCCTGTTAACCCTGGCGACTTCGCGTTTCAGCAAGCACGTGGCGTAA
- a CDS encoding biotin/lipoyl-binding protein gives MAFNPKRLIPLVVIAALAGGGIWLDRVRSANHASLSGVWEAQPATLSSRVGGRVKAWLVEEGQFVKAGTPIAVIDAGPDQAQADAAEAQADSSRAQASLTEAGPRPEEITRQTAVVAEA, from the coding sequence ATGGCCTTTAATCCCAAACGCCTTATCCCCCTTGTCGTCATTGCCGCCCTCGCCGGGGGCGGGATCTGGCTGGACCGGGTTCGGTCGGCCAACCACGCCAGCCTCTCTGGAGTCTGGGAAGCCCAGCCTGCCACCCTCAGCTCCCGGGTCGGAGGACGGGTCAAGGCATGGCTCGTTGAAGAAGGGCAGTTCGTTAAAGCAGGGACGCCGATTGCCGTCATCGACGCCGGGCCAGACCAAGCCCAAGCCGATGCCGCCGAAGCCCAAGCCGATTCCTCGCGGGCCCAAGCGTCGTTGACCGAAGCCGGGCCGAGGCCCGAGGAAATCACGCGACAAACAGCCGTGGTCGCCGAGGCCTAG
- the nuoF gene encoding NADH-quinone oxidoreductase subunit NuoF — MAEYKLLFEHTDDPQFKTLKGYLAKGGYKGLAKALKMERQAIIDEIKTSGLRGRGGAGFPTWIKWNGIAKEKTAAHHFVLCNADEGEPGTFKDKQIMETIPFTLIEGMTIAAFATQADAGYIYIRGEFVDSAKALRNAIDEAYANGYLGKNIQGSGFDFDLYIHLGAGSYECGEESALMSSLMGERGMPRLKFPHAPLPTVAGLWDYPTVINNVESYACAPYIIDRGGEWYATLGASTKNSRGTKLFSVSGHVNKPGNYEIEFGTTLMELLEMSGGMKGGKLKACVPGGSSVPIINAEAVGQAIIGYEEMAEVKSMVGSGACMFLNEHTCIVSFIWRTALFYANESCGKCTPCREGTKWMEQILRRIVMGNGQPGDMDLLMQITEQIDGRSFCGLGDAAAWPVAAALRVFPEEFEYYIRHGKSMVDSPEAFALAPAWQQPVLA; from the coding sequence ATGGCCGAATACAAGCTGCTGTTCGAACACACCGATGACCCCCAGTTCAAGACCCTGAAGGGGTACCTCGCCAAAGGCGGATACAAAGGGCTGGCAAAAGCCTTGAAAATGGAGCGGCAAGCCATCATCGATGAGATCAAGACTAGCGGGCTCCGGGGACGCGGTGGGGCCGGGTTTCCCACCTGGATCAAATGGAACGGCATCGCTAAAGAAAAAACCGCCGCCCACCACTTTGTGCTCTGCAACGCCGACGAAGGCGAACCCGGCACATTCAAAGACAAGCAGATCATGGAGACCATCCCCTTCACGTTGATCGAAGGGATGACCATTGCGGCATTTGCCACCCAAGCCGATGCCGGATACATCTACATCCGCGGGGAATTCGTCGATTCCGCCAAAGCCTTGCGCAACGCCATTGACGAAGCCTATGCCAACGGGTACCTCGGCAAAAACATCCAAGGCAGCGGGTTCGATTTCGACCTCTACATCCACTTAGGTGCTGGCTCTTATGAATGCGGTGAAGAGTCTGCCCTCATGAGCTCGCTGATGGGAGAACGCGGGATGCCCCGGCTCAAGTTCCCCCATGCCCCGTTGCCAACCGTGGCCGGATTGTGGGATTACCCGACCGTCATCAACAACGTCGAAAGCTACGCCTGCGCCCCTTATATCATTGACCGGGGCGGGGAGTGGTACGCGACTCTGGGGGCATCCACCAAAAATTCCCGGGGAACCAAGCTCTTCTCAGTCAGCGGCCACGTCAACAAGCCAGGCAACTACGAAATCGAATTCGGCACGACCCTCATGGAGTTGCTGGAAATGTCCGGCGGAATGAAAGGAGGCAAACTCAAAGCCTGCGTCCCCGGAGGTTCGTCAGTCCCCATCATCAATGCGGAGGCCGTCGGCCAAGCAATCATCGGTTACGAAGAAATGGCCGAGGTCAAATCCATGGTCGGTTCGGGGGCTTGTATGTTCCTCAATGAACACACCTGTATCGTCAGCTTCATCTGGAGGACGGCACTGTTTTATGCCAACGAATCTTGTGGCAAATGCACCCCATGCCGCGAAGGAACCAAGTGGATGGAACAGATCCTGCGGAGAATTGTGATGGGCAACGGCCAACCGGGAGACATGGATCTGTTGATGCAGATCACCGAGCAGATCGACGGTCGGTCGTTCTGCGGGCTTGGCGATGCCGCGGCATGGCCAGTGGCCGCCGCCTTGCGCGTTTTCCCGGAAGAGTTTGAGTACTACATTCGGCACGGCAAGTCCATGGTGGATTCGCCGGAGGCATTTGCTCTCGCCCCGGCCTGGCAGCAACCGGTCTTGGCCTAG
- a CDS encoding HlyD family efflux transporter periplasmic adaptor subunit, protein MERGPRKEEIAAAREARNRAAARLQELRNGPRAQDLEAARAAMLRAQAVYEAAQRGPTAEQRNQAQAAYDAAKNQADQAQRDADRSQALYDKGVISGAQNEADHTRARTAALQAEQARQALDNLRTPPEELAQSRLGFEQAKAQYESLAAGTRPEQIRQAQADLGTAEANLQLLQSGSRPEDIAAARARLRQAQAILASLKNGSRPQEVAAAKAAAHATELNAKASAEKIEDRTVVAPRDGVVDRHLVAEGELVAAGTPVVRFSDPSDIWLRVYVPENKLADIQIGTPAILTIDGIEGDVRAEVESIATQGEFTPANLQSAEERGKQVFAIRLRLAKPDPRVKAGMAATVREFRAK, encoded by the coding sequence TTGGAGCGCGGCCCCCGGAAGGAAGAAATCGCCGCCGCCCGAGAGGCCCGCAACCGGGCCGCCGCCCGGCTACAAGAACTCCGGAACGGCCCCCGAGCCCAGGATTTGGAAGCCGCCCGGGCCGCCATGCTCCGGGCCCAGGCCGTTTACGAAGCGGCTCAAAGGGGTCCCACTGCCGAGCAACGGAACCAAGCCCAAGCCGCCTATGATGCGGCAAAGAACCAAGCCGACCAAGCCCAACGCGATGCCGACCGATCCCAGGCACTCTACGACAAGGGAGTCATCTCGGGAGCCCAGAACGAAGCCGACCACACCCGGGCAAGAACGGCCGCACTCCAGGCGGAGCAAGCCCGCCAAGCCTTGGATAACCTCCGAACCCCGCCCGAGGAGCTGGCCCAATCCCGACTGGGTTTTGAACAAGCCAAGGCACAATATGAATCCTTGGCGGCCGGCACCAGACCAGAGCAGATCCGTCAGGCCCAAGCCGACCTTGGGACTGCCGAAGCTAATCTCCAACTCCTCCAATCAGGATCGCGGCCCGAAGACATTGCGGCCGCCCGCGCCCGGCTGCGACAAGCCCAAGCCATCCTCGCCAGCCTCAAAAACGGATCGCGACCCCAGGAGGTTGCCGCGGCCAAGGCAGCCGCCCATGCCACGGAACTCAACGCCAAGGCCTCGGCCGAAAAGATCGAGGACCGGACGGTCGTCGCCCCCAGGGACGGCGTTGTCGACCGGCACCTGGTTGCCGAAGGGGAGTTGGTCGCGGCTGGAACTCCCGTCGTTCGGTTCAGCGACCCCTCAGATATCTGGCTCAGAGTTTATGTTCCAGAAAACAAACTTGCCGATATCCAAATCGGCACCCCGGCCATCCTGACCATCGACGGTATTGAGGGAGATGTACGGGCCGAAGTCGAATCCATTGCAACGCAAGGGGAATTCACACCAGCCAATTTGCAATCAGCCGAGGAGCGCGGGAAGCAGGTTTTTGCCATCCGGCTGCGGTTGGCAAAGCCCGACCCTCGGGTTAAAGCCGGCATGGCCGCCACCGTCCGGGAGTTCCGTGCCAAGTAG
- a CDS encoding prepilin-type N-terminal cleavage/methylation domain-containing protein: MKRHAFTLIELLVVIAIIAILAAILFPVFAQAKSAAKKTSSLSNVKQLNTGTQIYLSDYDDTFPLAYGKVPGGGWAWNAWLEVPQNWSTYSASLTAYSSGSWHNEIDPYVKNRQIAESPDGIKLNIAFYSTLLPGKVKEPGITGYGYNGMLHGYNATAVTSPVTTPLATQVGGKDNVVGFDTGPFPALYCGVTSDPSCQYRPTASGCSGYGNGTYSYWFGPYNTQWMYGNTQTWSYVDGHAKAVKLGMNYGPGTRTDYRNDPFANYLKADGRANYLYSWYDEYYCHALMFRPDWDGQTITGTPYAAY; encoded by the coding sequence ATGAAACGCCATGCCTTTACACTGATCGAGCTGCTGGTGGTCATCGCCATCATCGCAATCCTTGCCGCTATCCTGTTCCCTGTCTTTGCCCAAGCCAAAAGCGCGGCCAAAAAGACCTCGTCGCTCTCCAACGTGAAGCAACTCAACACGGGAACCCAGATCTACCTTTCCGACTACGACGACACCTTCCCGCTGGCCTACGGCAAGGTCCCCGGTGGGGGATGGGCGTGGAATGCTTGGTTGGAAGTGCCCCAAAACTGGTCTACTTACAGCGCGAGCTTGACGGCCTACTCGAGCGGCTCGTGGCACAACGAGATCGACCCGTATGTCAAAAACCGCCAGATCGCCGAGTCCCCGGACGGCATTAAACTGAACATCGCGTTCTACTCAACACTTTTGCCCGGCAAAGTCAAAGAGCCCGGCATCACCGGCTACGGCTATAACGGGATGCTCCACGGATACAACGCCACCGCGGTCACCAGTCCGGTCACGACCCCGCTGGCCACCCAAGTTGGCGGTAAAGACAACGTCGTCGGGTTTGACACCGGCCCGTTCCCTGCCCTGTATTGCGGGGTCACCAGCGACCCATCCTGCCAATACCGGCCGACGGCCTCCGGTTGCAGCGGTTATGGCAACGGGACATACAGCTATTGGTTCGGCCCCTACAACACGCAGTGGATGTACGGCAACACCCAAACGTGGAGCTATGTCGATGGCCATGCCAAAGCGGTCAAACTCGGCATGAACTATGGCCCGGGCACCCGCACCGATTACCGCAACGACCCGTTTGCTAACTACCTGAAGGCAGACGGCCGGGCCAACTACCTCTACAGTTGGTATGACGAATACTACTGCCACGCCCTGATGTTCCGGCCCGACTGGGATGGCCAAACCATCACCGGAACCCCATATGCGGCCTACTAA
- a CDS encoding TetR/AcrR family transcriptional regulator, with translation MRSTRTKPALDPAATRLAILNSATKLFAESGFAATSLNRIAQAAGVPKSLVLYHFESKEGLWNGVFQAKGQLIHQVAQAIIDGDPSVTILDLVRAKFHTLQQNPDLVRLMGWMSLENREPNPEIAKRAKKVREVIRSQPERFQSPPGLEPDKYVVILMTAVDGFFRFRNVYERIMACPMTSTESEEEFLANLLALSGPTTQNPAYGL, from the coding sequence GTGCGGTCAACACGGACAAAGCCCGCTCTCGACCCGGCCGCCACCCGGTTGGCTATCCTCAATTCGGCAACCAAGCTCTTTGCCGAATCCGGGTTTGCCGCAACCTCGCTCAACCGCATCGCCCAGGCGGCCGGAGTCCCAAAATCGTTGGTGCTCTACCATTTCGAATCAAAGGAGGGGCTTTGGAATGGCGTTTTCCAGGCCAAAGGTCAGTTGATCCACCAGGTTGCCCAGGCCATCATCGACGGCGACCCCTCCGTCACCATCCTCGATCTCGTCAGGGCCAAGTTCCACACCCTCCAGCAAAACCCCGACCTTGTGCGGCTCATGGGCTGGATGTCGCTCGAAAACCGGGAGCCAAACCCCGAAATTGCCAAACGGGCCAAAAAGGTGCGGGAGGTCATCCGCTCGCAACCCGAGCGGTTCCAATCGCCACCCGGCTTGGAGCCTGACAAGTACGTCGTCATCCTCATGACCGCCGTGGACGGATTTTTCCGCTTCCGCAACGTTTATGAGCGCATCATGGCCTGCCCGATGACCTCAACAGAGAGTGAAGAAGAATTCCTGGCCAACCTCCTTGCCCTATCGGGCCCGACCACCCAAAACCCAGCCTATGGCCTTTAA
- a CDS encoding beta-galactosidase translates to MAQLLNRQFIVDGKPSLILSGEVHYFRLQKAEWEDRIRKAKEAGCNCIASYIPWLWHEERSGEADVDGRTRPERDLGLFIDLCRQMGLWFIARPGPYVMAEVKNEGLPYWVFEECPDAVTVNWNGSAAKSRVVRYNDAAFLQRVERWYGAVMPVLAKRLEPTGGNVIAVQLDNEIGMLQCWSEDPDLSDDTLCEFARFVQSQGRSDDYPFDLGDPEMRAKMLREPNQPSALRFWNDYHQFIRGEFARYVAALRRFAEQGGVQGVPFLVNIHGSGGGRATTFPIGIAQVYESYAQEGQFWGSSDHYLGDITRENAGDLYMLNAFMAYTNLPNQPLSSVEFEAGTGDYGETGGNRYSGKATDFKARVSVIQGNRLLNHYLIAGGHNPRLDNPPNDGNGRLGTTGGRHGFAAPIGPEGQLDPVYFNLKDTNGVLAANAAILATGKEEWDDIAIGFMPSAYQTDLKPPGPMRELASSLESARGWQDRIIRAMWQCGLGFPAVNLESDARIEQQVLVVATSPHMNRRVAERIIAFAEGGGKAILFGAIPQLDLLGNSGLPIAGRLGVTLGETARGSVGYFPSMRGFGPAAEMAESRFYEGFPFRCADAEPIFRMAQSPDLLGARIRVGEGTVTLLTVQPPQHLDFWQKFFAWHGVKPAVSHDDHSGGLMLGRFRSDLGDLVSLVNLDDHSKEIRLQGDLIQPEMGAVHLAGRTAKLLPSNAVIGRGRIIWSTAEIVRRAGNEVWFRRGTLPERVAIAGSVVEMDEGIQTTKLGDQWACQVLPGTEPARIRFAG, encoded by the coding sequence ATGGCCCAACTGCTCAACCGACAGTTCATTGTCGATGGCAAACCGTCATTGATTCTTTCAGGCGAGGTGCACTACTTTCGGCTTCAAAAGGCCGAATGGGAAGACCGGATCCGCAAAGCTAAAGAAGCTGGGTGCAACTGCATTGCCAGCTACATCCCCTGGCTGTGGCACGAGGAGCGGAGCGGGGAAGCCGATGTGGACGGGCGGACCCGGCCCGAGCGCGATTTGGGTTTGTTCATCGACCTCTGCCGGCAAATGGGGCTCTGGTTTATCGCCCGGCCCGGCCCCTATGTGATGGCCGAGGTGAAAAACGAGGGCTTGCCTTACTGGGTGTTTGAGGAATGCCCCGATGCCGTGACGGTGAATTGGAATGGGTCTGCCGCCAAGAGCCGGGTGGTGCGGTACAACGACGCCGCCTTTTTGCAGCGGGTCGAACGGTGGTATGGCGCGGTGATGCCGGTTTTGGCAAAGCGGTTGGAACCCACCGGGGGGAATGTCATCGCCGTCCAACTGGATAACGAGATCGGCATGCTGCAGTGTTGGAGCGAAGACCCCGACTTGAGCGACGACACCCTCTGCGAATTCGCGCGGTTCGTCCAGTCGCAGGGGCGTTCGGACGATTACCCGTTCGACCTCGGCGACCCCGAGATGCGGGCGAAGATGCTCCGTGAGCCCAACCAACCGTCCGCCCTCCGATTTTGGAACGATTACCACCAGTTCATCCGTGGCGAGTTTGCGCGGTATGTCGCGGCATTGCGTCGATTCGCCGAGCAGGGCGGCGTGCAGGGAGTTCCCTTCCTGGTGAACATCCATGGCAGCGGGGGCGGCCGGGCCACCACCTTTCCTATCGGGATCGCTCAAGTTTATGAAAGTTATGCGCAAGAGGGACAATTTTGGGGGTCGAGCGATCATTACCTGGGCGATATCACTCGCGAGAATGCCGGGGATTTATATATGTTGAATGCATTCATGGCTTACACAAATTTGCCAAACCAACCTTTGAGCAGCGTGGAGTTTGAGGCGGGAACGGGGGATTACGGCGAAACCGGCGGCAACCGCTACTCCGGCAAAGCAACAGACTTCAAAGCCAGGGTAAGCGTTATTCAGGGCAACCGTCTGCTCAACCACTATCTGATCGCCGGAGGGCATAACCCCCGGCTGGATAACCCTCCCAACGATGGCAACGGCCGGCTGGGCACCACCGGTGGCCGGCATGGATTTGCCGCCCCAATCGGACCAGAAGGACAACTCGACCCTGTCTACTTCAATTTGAAGGATACGAACGGGGTGCTTGCCGCGAACGCCGCGATTTTGGCCACCGGAAAGGAAGAATGGGATGACATCGCCATTGGGTTCATGCCAAGTGCCTACCAAACTGACCTGAAGCCGCCGGGGCCAATGCGGGAGTTAGCATCAAGTTTGGAATCGGCGCGGGGTTGGCAAGACCGGATCATCCGGGCGATGTGGCAATGTGGATTGGGGTTTCCCGCCGTCAACCTGGAATCGGACGCCCGGATCGAGCAGCAGGTATTGGTTGTGGCAACGTCACCCCACATGAACCGCAGGGTCGCTGAGAGGATCATTGCATTTGCTGAAGGCGGGGGGAAGGCGATCTTGTTCGGGGCGATTCCGCAATTGGATTTGCTTGGCAACTCCGGGCTCCCGATTGCGGGCCGGCTCGGGGTCACGCTCGGGGAGACAGCCCGGGGTTCGGTTGGCTATTTCCCAAGCATGCGGGGGTTTGGCCCGGCTGCGGAGATGGCGGAGTCCCGTTTTTACGAGGGGTTCCCGTTCCGATGCGCCGATGCCGAACCGATTTTCCGCATGGCCCAGTCGCCGGATCTGCTGGGCGCAAGAATCCGGGTTGGGGAAGGAACTGTGACGTTGCTGACCGTGCAACCGCCCCAGCACCTGGATTTTTGGCAGAAATTCTTTGCCTGGCATGGCGTCAAACCTGCGGTTAGCCACGATGACCATTCGGGCGGGTTGATGTTGGGGCGTTTCCGTTCGGACCTAGGGGATTTGGTCAGCCTGGTCAACCTCGACGACCATTCCAAGGAAATCCGACTCCAGGGGGATCTGATCCAGCCAGAGATGGGGGCGGTTCACTTGGCCGGCCGCACCGCTAAGCTCTTGCCATCAAATGCCGTGATCGGCCGGGGCCGAATCATCTGGTCCACGGCAGAGATCGTCCGCCGAGCAGGGAACGAAGTTTGGTTCCGTCGTGGCACGTTGCCGGAACGGGTGGCGATCGCCGGATCCGTCGTGGAAATGGACGAGGGGATTCAAACCACAAAGCTCGGCGACCAATGGGCGTGCCAGGTTTTGCCCGGAACGGAACCGGCGCGAATCCGGTTTGCTGGTTGA